The Acidimicrobiales bacterium genome has a segment encoding these proteins:
- a CDS encoding DEAD/DEAH box helicase: MSLDRFSSAVRGWFDASFPEPTAAQAQGWEAIASGEHTLILAPTGSGKTLAAFLWGIDRLMTEPVPDKERRTRIVYLSPLRALAVDVEKNLRAPLTGISLAAERLGETVHHPTVGMRTGDTPADERRQLVRTPPDILITTPESLYLMLTSKARETLANVEAVIVDEIHAMAPTKRGTHLALTLERLEEVTDRPPQRIGLSATQRPLDEIARFLGGRDDHGTNRPVTIVDAGSTKTLDIEVVVPVEDMGALGEIIEPGAGGLPPDVGAPGGAIRRSIWPSIHPTLLELIQEHRSTLVFVNARRLAERLATRLNELAVDGRHTDGPLIEGDALGAPPSEDQTPDLVRAHHGSLSRERRLIIEDQLKSGTLKGLVATSSLELGIDMGAVDLVIQVESPGAVSRGLQRIGRAGHQVGEPSRGRIFPKHRGDLVEAAVVVSRMHDGLIEHTRYPRNPLDVLAQQIVAMAALDDWALDDLARLVRRAAPFADLTDDVLHATLDLLAGRYPSDEFSELRPRIVWDRVDGTIRGRAGAQRLAVTNPGTIPDRGLFGVFLPDGTRVGELDEEMVFESRVGETFLLGATTWRIDDITHDRVVVIPAPGQPGKMPFWHGDRPGRPLELGQALGAFVREIRAMPADEATARLRERHGLDELAADNLVAYLDEQAEATGAVPDDRTIVVEKFRDEIGDWRVCVLSPFGAQVHAPWAMALRERLTERWGIDPDFMWSDDGIALRLPEAVDELPLDELLIDPDDIDELVVGALPGTAMYASRFREAAGRALLLPRRRPDRRTALWQQRQRAADLQAVAAKYPTFPISLETTRECLNDVFDLPALRQVLTDLRARRIRAVPVETPRSSPFSQSLLFAWIGQFMYDYDSPLAERRAAALALDRDLLRELLGAEELRDLLDPVALVAVEDQLQRRIDGRRARDADELHDLLRVLGPLSIDELVERSETGDDGRAAVETWVRAGRRWWGSGGPTRSPSPMRPASPPPTTPPACATPSAWPSPRACPPPSPTRCPTPSATSSPATPAPTAPSSPPRWPPAGASTGPWSNPSSSPSKTTGAWCGASSGPTATSASGATPTCCARSAAGPSPPSATRSNPSTARPSPASSPSGKGLAPAAGETHATDSTPSPTSSPSSRAPPCPCRSSKPTSCPPASTTTGPPTSTPSPPPATSSGSAPEPSAPPTAGSASCSATRPRC, translated from the coding sequence GTGAGTCTGGATCGGTTCTCGTCGGCGGTTCGGGGGTGGTTCGATGCGTCGTTCCCGGAGCCGACCGCGGCGCAGGCCCAGGGGTGGGAGGCGATCGCCTCTGGTGAGCACACGCTGATCCTCGCCCCGACGGGCTCGGGCAAGACCCTCGCCGCCTTCCTGTGGGGGATCGACCGGTTGATGACCGAACCGGTCCCGGACAAGGAGCGCCGCACCCGCATCGTCTACCTCTCCCCGCTGCGGGCCCTGGCGGTCGACGTCGAGAAGAACCTGCGGGCCCCGCTCACCGGCATCTCCCTCGCCGCCGAACGCCTCGGCGAGACCGTCCATCACCCCACCGTCGGCATGCGCACCGGCGACACCCCCGCAGACGAGCGCCGCCAGCTCGTGCGCACCCCGCCCGACATCTTGATCACCACCCCCGAGTCGCTCTATCTGATGCTGACCAGCAAGGCCCGGGAGACCCTGGCCAACGTCGAAGCGGTCATCGTCGACGAGATCCACGCCATGGCCCCCACCAAGCGGGGCACGCATCTGGCCCTCACCCTCGAACGCCTCGAGGAGGTCACCGACCGCCCACCCCAGCGCATCGGCCTGTCGGCCACCCAACGCCCCCTCGACGAGATCGCCCGCTTCCTCGGCGGCCGCGACGACCACGGAACCAACCGCCCGGTCACCATCGTCGACGCCGGCTCCACCAAGACCCTCGACATCGAGGTCGTGGTCCCCGTCGAGGACATGGGCGCCCTCGGCGAGATCATCGAACCCGGCGCCGGCGGCCTCCCACCCGACGTCGGTGCCCCCGGCGGCGCGATCCGCCGCTCGATCTGGCCCTCCATCCACCCCACGCTCCTCGAACTCATCCAGGAGCACCGCTCCACCCTGGTGTTCGTCAACGCCCGCCGCCTGGCCGAACGCCTCGCCACCCGCCTCAACGAGCTCGCCGTCGACGGCCGGCACACCGACGGCCCACTCATCGAAGGAGATGCCCTCGGCGCACCTCCCAGCGAGGACCAGACCCCCGACCTGGTGCGGGCCCACCACGGTTCGCTCAGCCGAGAACGCCGCCTCATCATCGAAGACCAGCTCAAGTCCGGCACGCTCAAGGGCCTGGTCGCCACCAGCAGCCTCGAGCTCGGCATCGACATGGGCGCGGTCGACCTCGTCATCCAGGTCGAATCCCCCGGCGCGGTGTCCCGAGGCCTGCAACGCATCGGCCGGGCCGGCCACCAGGTCGGCGAACCCAGCCGGGGCCGCATCTTCCCCAAGCACCGCGGCGACCTCGTCGAAGCCGCCGTCGTCGTCTCCCGCATGCACGACGGCCTCATCGAACACACCCGCTACCCCCGCAACCCCCTCGACGTCCTCGCCCAACAGATCGTCGCCATGGCCGCCCTCGACGACTGGGCCCTCGACGACCTCGCCCGCCTCGTGCGCCGCGCCGCCCCCTTCGCCGACCTCACCGACGACGTCCTGCACGCCACCCTCGACCTCCTCGCCGGCCGCTACCCCTCCGACGAGTTCAGCGAGCTGCGCCCCCGCATCGTGTGGGACCGCGTCGACGGCACCATCCGAGGCCGCGCCGGCGCCCAACGCCTGGCGGTCACCAACCCCGGCACCATCCCCGACCGGGGCCTGTTCGGCGTCTTCCTCCCCGACGGCACCCGCGTCGGCGAGCTCGACGAGGAGATGGTCTTCGAGAGCCGCGTCGGCGAGACCTTCCTCCTCGGCGCCACCACCTGGCGCATCGACGACATCACCCACGACCGGGTCGTCGTCATCCCCGCCCCCGGCCAACCCGGCAAGATGCCGTTCTGGCACGGCGACCGCCCCGGCCGCCCCCTCGAGCTCGGCCAGGCCCTCGGCGCCTTCGTCCGCGAGATCCGGGCCATGCCCGCCGACGAGGCCACCGCCCGCCTGCGCGAGCGCCACGGCCTCGACGAGCTCGCCGCCGACAACCTCGTCGCCTACCTCGACGAACAGGCCGAGGCCACCGGCGCCGTCCCCGACGACCGCACCATCGTCGTCGAGAAGTTCCGCGACGAGATCGGCGACTGGCGGGTCTGTGTCCTCTCACCCTTCGGCGCCCAGGTCCACGCCCCCTGGGCCATGGCCCTGCGCGAACGCCTCACCGAACGATGGGGCATCGACCCCGACTTCATGTGGAGCGACGACGGCATCGCCCTGCGCCTCCCCGAAGCCGTCGACGAGCTCCCCCTCGACGAGCTGCTCATCGACCCCGACGACATCGACGAGCTGGTCGTCGGCGCCCTCCCCGGCACCGCCATGTACGCCTCCCGGTTCCGCGAAGCCGCCGGCCGGGCCCTGCTGCTGCCCCGCCGCCGCCCCGACCGCCGCACCGCCCTGTGGCAGCAACGCCAGCGGGCCGCCGACCTCCAAGCCGTCGCCGCCAAGTACCCCACGTTCCCCATCTCGCTCGAGACCACCCGCGAGTGCCTCAACGACGTGTTCGACCTGCCCGCCCTGCGCCAGGTCCTCACCGACCTGCGGGCCCGCCGCATCCGGGCCGTGCCCGTCGAGACGCCCCGCTCCTCGCCGTTCTCCCAGTCGCTGCTGTTCGCCTGGATCGGCCAGTTCATGTACGACTACGACTCGCCGCTGGCCGAGCGACGAGCCGCCGCCCTCGCCCTCGACCGCGACCTGCTGCGCGAGCTGCTCGGCGCCGAGGAACTGCGCGACCTGCTCGACCCCGTCGCGCTCGTCGCCGTCGAGGACCAGCTCCAGCGCCGGATCGACGGACGCCGAGCCCGCGACGCCGACGAGCTGCACGACCTGCTGCGGGTCCTCGGACCACTGTCGATCGACGAACTGGTCGAACGCAGCGAGACCGGCGACGACGGACGGGCCGCGGTCGAGACCTGGGTGCGCGCCGGGAGACGCTGGTGGGGGAGCGGCGGGCCTACCCGGTCACCATCGCCGATGAGGCCCGCATCGCCGCCACCGACGACGCCGCCCGCCTGCGCGACGCCCTCGGCGTGGCCGTCCCCCAGGGCCTGCCCGCCGCCTTCACCGACCCGGTGCCCGACCCCGTCGGCGACCTCGTCGCCCGCTACGCCCGCACCCACGGCCCCTTCCTCACCGCCGAGGTGGCCGCCCGCTGGGGCCTCGACCGGGCCGTGGTCGAACCCAAGCTCGTCGCCCTCGAAGACGACGGGCGCCTGGTGCGGGGCGAGTTCCGGCCCGACGGCCACGAGCGCGAGTGGTGCGACCCCGACGTGCTGCGCCAGATCCGCCGCCGGTCCCTCGCCGCCCTCCGCAACGAGATCGAACCCGTCGACGGCTCGGCCCTCGCCCGCTTCCTCCCCCTCTGGCAAGGGGTTGGCACCAGCCGCCGGGGAAACGCACGCCACGGACTCGACGCCCTCGCCGACGTCGTCGCCCAGCTCCAGGGCGCCGCCCTGCCCGTGTCGGTCCTCGAAGCCGACATCCTGCCCGCCCGCCTCGACGACTACCGGCCCGCCGACCTCGACGCCCTCGCCACCGCCGGCGACATCGTCTGGATCGGCGCCGGAGCCCTCGGCGCCACCGACGGCCGGGTCCGCCTCGTGTTCCGCGACCAGGCCGCGTTGCTAG
- a CDS encoding VOC family protein has protein sequence MSVPPRADRSPADPVRIRQVALCTDDIWRDEKQLVAELDIAGVHRDPPNVFEMRNTVFAVGDTFLEILQPVADTAPSARFLAKHGGPGGYMLILQVGDRDAARERVDELGVRVVYDAPPARVHGVEASGLHLHPADTGGTLISLDTMDPPDGWAWGGRAWQGHAHTGVVDGIVGVELRSVDPDALAERFGRLVGRAVGDDRTIELDGGVVRVVSGPDGSPDQLTAVEMQATDRGRAGETVVVSGTEIRLL, from the coding sequence ATGAGCGTCCCACCTCGCGCCGACAGATCCCCCGCCGACCCCGTCCGCATCCGGCAGGTCGCCCTCTGCACCGACGACATCTGGCGGGACGAGAAGCAGCTCGTCGCCGAGCTCGACATCGCCGGGGTGCATCGCGATCCGCCGAACGTGTTCGAGATGCGCAACACGGTGTTCGCGGTGGGCGACACCTTCCTCGAGATCCTCCAGCCGGTGGCCGACACCGCGCCGTCGGCCCGGTTCCTCGCCAAACACGGCGGACCGGGCGGCTACATGCTCATCCTCCAGGTCGGCGATCGCGACGCCGCTCGCGAACGGGTCGACGAGTTGGGTGTGCGCGTGGTCTATGACGCGCCTCCTGCTCGTGTCCACGGCGTCGAGGCGTCGGGTCTGCACCTGCATCCGGCCGACACCGGCGGCACGCTCATCTCGCTCGACACGATGGACCCGCCCGATGGCTGGGCGTGGGGCGGTCGGGCCTGGCAGGGCCACGCGCACACCGGCGTCGTCGACGGCATCGTCGGCGTCGAGCTCCGTTCCGTCGACCCGGATGCGCTCGCCGAGCGGTTCGGTCGCCTGGTCGGCCGGGCAGTCGGCGACGACCGCACCATCGAGCTCGACGGGGGTGTGGTGCGGGTCGTGTCGGGGCCGGACGGCTCGCCCGATCAGCTCACGGCGGTCGAGATGCAGGCCACCGACCGAGGGCGGGCCGGCGAGACGGTCGTGGTCAGCGGCACCGAGATCCGCCTGCTCTGA
- a CDS encoding enoyl-CoA hydratase has translation MADVEYEVGDGVATITLNRPESMNTMGGELLPLTNAYLAAAASDGDVRAVVLTGTGRAFCAGGDLRDMAAGNRGAPGQSIGPGSVERSISDLRYHMRSSQLLREMPKVTIAAINGACAGAGFSWACACDLRYAAESAVFNSAFLTAGLSGDFGGTWTLPRIVGPAKARELYLMPEKFRADEALRIGLVSAVVPDDEFADFVRDKATRAASFAPLTAASIKANLNDADHVSFSEALDREADRHIRSGLTEDSREAAKAFLEKRTPTFTGR, from the coding sequence ATGGCCGACGTGGAGTACGAGGTCGGCGACGGGGTGGCGACGATCACGCTCAACCGTCCGGAGTCGATGAACACGATGGGCGGCGAGCTCCTGCCGCTCACCAACGCCTATCTCGCTGCGGCCGCGTCCGATGGCGACGTGCGGGCAGTGGTGCTGACCGGGACGGGACGGGCGTTCTGTGCCGGCGGCGATCTGCGCGACATGGCGGCCGGCAACCGGGGCGCTCCGGGCCAATCGATCGGTCCGGGGTCGGTCGAGCGATCGATCAGCGACCTGCGCTACCACATGCGCAGCTCGCAGCTCCTGCGTGAGATGCCGAAGGTCACCATCGCCGCCATCAACGGGGCATGTGCCGGTGCCGGCTTCTCGTGGGCGTGCGCGTGCGACCTCCGCTACGCGGCCGAGTCCGCCGTGTTCAACTCGGCCTTCCTCACCGCGGGGCTGTCGGGCGACTTCGGCGGGACGTGGACGCTGCCCCGCATCGTCGGGCCGGCCAAGGCCCGGGAGCTCTACCTGATGCCCGAGAAGTTCCGGGCGGACGAGGCGCTGCGGATCGGTCTCGTCTCCGCCGTGGTGCCCGACGACGAGTTCGCCGACTTCGTGCGCGACAAGGCCACTCGGGCGGCGTCGTTCGCTCCGCTGACCGCCGCCTCGATCAAGGCGAACCTCAACGACGCCGACCACGTGTCGTTCTCCGAGGCGCTCGATCGCGAGGCTGACCGCCACATCCGCTCGGGGCTCACCGAGGACTCGCGGGAGGCGGCCAAGGCGTTCCTCGAGAAGCGCACACCGACCTTCACCGGCCGATGA
- a CDS encoding alpha/beta fold hydrolase, which yields MRFRPVPAILALLLLAGACSSDSTDDDAAPDPSPETSAQPESEDDDETDTTATTEPDVSDGTDPLPPLPDDVALPIVFVHGFAGSAQQFESQSMRFVANGYPQERIVAYDHHGAGLDIPAYVAGLAEVIDETRATFDVDQVYLVGHSRGTSVSSTYLEDPDRAATVAKYVAIDGRPCPDVVPCVAPTQDEFPGQSHVEVATSPESFVMQYEFLVGDEPEVVDIVPQRAPVEISGRAVEFPANTGRDATLTIWAIDAGTGQRVGDEPRTTIELGPDGGFGPVQVETGAHYEYALTGEGSPVVHHLYLQPYLRSSHLVRLLSSEPDGNTRVNTNVGADHTALVVMRMREWYAQGENADVLEISVDGGEPIDAMVDFVGNGAIGLHIHDDAATPGETTLEPLPYFSEQPFQSGIDMYLPATPDGSGTISLTNLPRGDADRPQTLNVPRWPSSEHSVSVVFTDWPVDPPS from the coding sequence ATGCGTTTTCGACCCGTCCCTGCGATCCTCGCCCTGTTGCTGCTCGCCGGCGCATGCTCGTCGGACTCGACCGACGACGACGCCGCACCCGACCCGTCCCCCGAGACCAGCGCCCAGCCCGAGTCCGAGGACGACGACGAGACCGACACCACGGCGACCACCGAACCCGACGTATCCGACGGCACCGACCCACTGCCTCCGCTTCCCGACGACGTGGCCCTGCCGATCGTGTTCGTCCATGGCTTCGCCGGCTCGGCCCAGCAGTTCGAGTCCCAATCCATGCGCTTCGTGGCCAACGGCTACCCCCAGGAGCGGATCGTCGCCTACGACCACCACGGCGCCGGCCTCGACATTCCCGCCTATGTCGCCGGTCTGGCCGAGGTGATCGACGAGACGCGGGCCACCTTCGACGTCGACCAGGTGTATCTGGTGGGCCACTCCCGAGGAACCTCGGTGTCGTCGACCTACCTCGAGGACCCGGACCGGGCGGCGACGGTGGCCAAGTACGTGGCCATCGACGGTCGACCGTGTCCCGACGTCGTCCCCTGTGTCGCCCCGACACAGGACGAGTTCCCCGGCCAGTCCCACGTCGAGGTGGCCACCTCTCCCGAGTCCTTCGTCATGCAGTACGAGTTCCTCGTGGGCGACGAGCCCGAGGTCGTCGACATCGTTCCCCAACGCGCTCCTGTCGAGATCTCGGGTCGGGCGGTGGAGTTCCCCGCCAACACCGGCCGCGACGCGACGCTCACCATCTGGGCGATCGATGCTGGCACTGGCCAGCGCGTCGGCGACGAGCCCCGCACCACGATCGAGCTCGGTCCCGACGGCGGGTTCGGTCCGGTCCAGGTCGAGACCGGCGCCCACTACGAGTATGCGCTCACCGGCGAGGGATCTCCGGTGGTCCACCACCTCTACCTCCAGCCCTACCTCCGCAGCAGCCACCTGGTGCGCCTCCTGTCGTCGGAACCCGACGGGAACACCCGGGTCAACACCAACGTCGGAGCGGACCACACCGCGCTCGTGGTGATGCGGATGCGCGAGTGGTACGCCCAGGGAGAGAACGCCGATGTGTTGGAGATCAGCGTCGACGGCGGCGAACCCATCGACGCCATGGTCGACTTCGTGGGCAACGGCGCCATCGGGCTCCACATCCACGACGACGCGGCGACCCCCGGCGAGACGACACTCGAGCCGTTGCCGTACTTCTCCGAGCAACCGTTCCAGAGCGGGATCGACATGTATCTGCCGGCGACGCCCGACGGCAGCGGGACCATCTCGTTGACGAACCTGCCTCGCGGCGATGCCGACCGGCCCCAGACCCTCAACGTGCCCCGCTGGCCGTCGAGCGAGCACTCGGTGAGCGTGGTCTTCACCGACTGGCCGGTCGATCCGCCGAGCTGA
- a CDS encoding ion transporter codes for MVTAHTREDGRPDLASETPGTIDSPPDSEPTPRERAAALVEQRLDIPMAVLAVVWAALVAYELIAPSQQRGGLTLAGHVIWGIFIAEFALKITVSGHPLRFLRRRWPSVLFLALPILRVFRVVRAVRAFRALPAARIVGSSYRTIGTARSLLGSRLAFLGVVTGVVIFSGGQLFHLAEGRSGDAGSLGDGIWWAANVAISGTMVELPVTFWGRLLSLVLQGYAVVVFASVAATLGAFFIESRAERAATEDEAGAQTDPA; via the coding sequence GTGGTCACCGCACACACACGCGAGGACGGCCGGCCGGACCTCGCGTCCGAGACCCCGGGAACGATCGACTCGCCGCCGGACTCCGAACCCACCCCACGCGAACGCGCGGCCGCGTTGGTCGAGCAGCGTCTCGACATCCCCATGGCGGTCCTGGCGGTGGTGTGGGCAGCACTGGTGGCCTACGAGCTCATCGCACCGTCGCAGCAGCGCGGCGGTCTGACCCTGGCCGGACACGTCATCTGGGGGATCTTCATCGCCGAGTTCGCCCTCAAGATCACCGTCTCGGGCCACCCGCTCCGCTTCCTCCGTCGTCGATGGCCGTCGGTGCTGTTCCTCGCCCTCCCGATACTTCGGGTCTTTCGTGTCGTGCGAGCGGTGCGGGCCTTTCGTGCGCTTCCGGCAGCCAGGATCGTCGGCTCGTCCTACCGGACCATCGGCACCGCTCGCTCGCTGCTCGGCAGCCGCTTGGCCTTCCTCGGTGTGGTGACGGGGGTGGTCATCTTCTCCGGCGGCCAGCTGTTCCACCTCGCCGAGGGCCGGTCGGGCGACGCCGGTTCGCTCGGCGACGGGATCTGGTGGGCCGCCAACGTCGCCATCAGCGGCACCATGGTCGAGCTGCCGGTCACCTTCTGGGGGCGGCTCCTCTCCCTCGTGCTCCAGGGGTATGCCGTCGTGGTGTTCGCCTCGGTGGCGGCGACGCTCGGCGCGTTCTTCATCGAGTCCCGCGCCGAGCGTGCAGCGACCGAGGACGAGGCCGGCGCCCAGACCGATCCCGCCTGA
- a CDS encoding dodecin family protein, which yields MSVYRVIDIIGTSTESWEDAAKTAVKTAGGSVRDLRVAKVVDQDLDITEDGNVTFRVKLELSFKYEANS from the coding sequence ATGAGCGTGTACCGAGTGATCGACATCATCGGGACCAGCACCGAGTCGTGGGAGGACGCGGCCAAGACGGCAGTGAAGACTGCGGGAGGCAGCGTTCGCGACCTGCGCGTCGCCAAGGTGGTCGATCAGGATCTCGACATCACCGAGGACGGCAACGTGACGTTCCGGGTCAAGCTCGAGCTGTCGTTCAAGTACGAAGCGAACAGCTGA
- a CDS encoding helix-turn-helix transcriptional regulator produces the protein MGSTNLERRAAGLARAGLDLDELYLEFDQLLRPAVGFEVGAWSTLDPATGLFTSCTMTGIDKDPEREARLFAEEFTDDEPASVQTLLADRAVVAILSEVTDGDLRRARRYRNLLEGFGVTDELRGIMWTAGTAWSSVSLYRASGTFTRAESEVLASISSWVADAVRLALLRAAAHQPGALDDPPGIVLAHPDGRVDALTEPAQRWLDLGGDKLVTAAVSTAAALRKRPEWEGTQMMVTLDDSLMLSLVASSLTARDGTVAVIVDRARKPEVGAMLMNAYGLTPRQREVLGLLLLGHSMVEIARELDISEHTANDHRKAVYSRMGVASRGQLAALLQSEHYTRLRDQDLTPSPYGGFLGT, from the coding sequence ATGGGATCGACGAACCTGGAGCGCCGGGCCGCGGGGCTGGCCCGCGCGGGTCTCGATCTCGACGAGCTCTACCTCGAGTTCGATCAGCTCCTCCGTCCTGCCGTGGGGTTCGAGGTGGGGGCCTGGTCGACGCTCGACCCCGCCACCGGACTGTTCACCTCGTGCACCATGACCGGGATCGACAAGGACCCCGAGCGCGAGGCCCGGCTGTTCGCCGAGGAGTTCACCGACGACGAGCCCGCGAGCGTCCAGACGCTGCTCGCCGATCGAGCGGTGGTCGCCATCCTCAGCGAGGTCACAGATGGCGACCTGCGCAGGGCCCGCCGATATCGGAACCTGCTCGAGGGGTTCGGGGTCACCGACGAGTTGCGGGGGATCATGTGGACGGCCGGGACGGCGTGGAGCTCGGTGTCGCTGTACCGGGCATCCGGGACCTTCACCCGCGCCGAGTCCGAGGTGCTGGCGTCGATCTCGTCGTGGGTCGCCGACGCAGTTCGCCTGGCACTGCTGCGAGCTGCGGCCCACCAGCCGGGGGCACTGGATGATCCACCGGGAATCGTGCTCGCCCATCCCGATGGTCGGGTCGACGCGCTGACCGAGCCCGCCCAGCGGTGGCTCGACCTCGGCGGGGACAAGCTGGTCACTGCGGCAGTGTCCACCGCTGCCGCGCTGCGCAAACGGCCGGAGTGGGAGGGCACGCAGATGATGGTCACCCTCGACGACTCGCTCATGCTGTCGCTGGTTGCGTCATCGCTGACCGCTCGGGACGGGACCGTGGCCGTGATCGTCGACCGGGCACGCAAGCCCGAGGTGGGGGCGATGTTGATGAACGCCTATGGCCTCACTCCCCGCCAGCGCGAGGTCTTGGGCCTGCTGTTGCTCGGCCACTCGATGGTCGAGATCGCCCGCGAGCTGGACATCTCCGAGCACACCGCGAACGACCACCGCAAGGCCGTCTACTCGAGGATGGGCGTCGCCAGCCGAGGGCAGCTGGCGGCACTGCTCCAGAGCGAGCACTACACCCGTCTGCGTGATCAGGATCTGACACCGAGTCCCTACGGCGGGTTCCTGGGGACATGA
- a CDS encoding nitroreductase/quinone reductase family protein, whose protein sequence is MALTEQRDDPDDRPAAAIPTKVKVQRFFAKHLTKPGPHRWMYSATGGLIGGRLPGVQPRVLLLTTTGRVTGKRRTTPVVYFEIGDRVVVVGTNSGADHDPQWTRNLDADPRATIQTGRSFRQVRSRRTTGDERAWLWEEIVAIHPLFATYEEDTDRDLPVMVLVRVGARRPSRPGQDGAVHRPTA, encoded by the coding sequence ATGGCACTCACCGAGCAACGCGACGACCCCGACGACCGACCAGCGGCCGCCATCCCGACCAAGGTGAAGGTGCAGCGGTTCTTCGCCAAACACCTCACCAAGCCCGGCCCCCACCGGTGGATGTACTCAGCGACCGGTGGATTGATCGGGGGCCGCCTTCCCGGCGTGCAACCTCGGGTGCTGTTGCTGACCACCACTGGCCGCGTCACCGGCAAGCGACGGACCACCCCGGTCGTCTACTTCGAGATCGGGGACCGCGTCGTCGTGGTGGGGACCAACAGTGGGGCCGACCATGATCCGCAGTGGACCCGCAACCTGGATGCCGACCCTCGGGCCACCATCCAAACGGGACGGAGCTTCCGCCAGGTGCGATCCCGCAGGACGACCGGCGACGAGCGCGCTTGGCTGTGGGAGGAGATCGTGGCCATTCATCCCCTGTTCGCCACCTACGAAGAAGACACCGACCGTGACCTTCCCGTGATGGTGCTCGTACGAGTCGGGGCGCGACGACCGAGCCGTCCGGGTCAAGATGGCGCGGTACACCGTCCGACAGCCTGA
- a CDS encoding Gfo/Idh/MocA family oxidoreductase translates to MAAVVRIGLLGASRIAPPAVIDAAHRVERVEVVAVAARDRHRAEAFAADHGVAEVFDSYEVLVGSDRIDAVYVGLPPSGHEPWTVAALEAGKHVLCEKPFACTTAQALHMVEVAERTGLVLCEAFHWRYHPLAARLAEVLTGDLIGPARHIEAAFSVPITDLSDLRHDPRLGGGAMMDLGCYAVQWARFAARGEPEVERVEVVEGEPGIDLSMEAILRFADGAEARVVTSMAPDTRFEARLEVSGVDGTVLVDNPLAPHLGHRLVIDTSEGQTSETVEGEATYVHQLRAFVAAVLDGEVLPTGGVDAVATMRIIEDCYAQAGLPVRGH, encoded by the coding sequence ATGGCCGCAGTGGTGCGGATCGGACTGCTCGGCGCCTCGCGCATCGCTCCGCCGGCAGTGATCGACGCGGCGCACCGCGTCGAGCGCGTTGAGGTCGTGGCGGTGGCGGCCCGGGACCGGCATCGGGCCGAGGCGTTCGCGGCGGACCACGGTGTGGCCGAGGTGTTCGACTCGTACGAGGTCCTCGTGGGCTCCGACCGGATCGACGCGGTCTACGTCGGCCTCCCGCCGTCGGGACACGAACCGTGGACCGTCGCTGCGCTCGAAGCCGGCAAGCACGTGCTGTGCGAGAAGCCGTTCGCGTGCACCACCGCGCAGGCGCTGCACATGGTCGAGGTCGCCGAGCGGACCGGGCTGGTGCTCTGCGAAGCGTTCCACTGGCGCTACCACCCCCTTGCGGCCCGACTCGCGGAGGTGCTCACCGGAGATCTCATCGGCCCGGCCCGCCACATCGAGGCCGCGTTCTCGGTTCCGATCACCGACCTGTCCGACCTCCGTCACGATCCTCGCCTCGGTGGTGGGGCGATGATGGATCTCGGCTGCTACGCCGTGCAGTGGGCCCGGTTCGCGGCCCGTGGTGAACCCGAGGTGGAACGGGTCGAGGTGGTCGAAGGCGAACCGGGCATCGACCTGTCGATGGAGGCCATCTTGCGCTTCGCCGACGGTGCCGAGGCGCGAGTCGTCACGTCGATGGCTCCCGACACCCGTTTCGAGGCCCGGCTCGAGGTGTCGGGTGTCGACGGGACGGTGTTGGTCGACAACCCGCTGGCGCCCCATCTCGGTCATCGCCTCGTGATCGACACCTCCGAAGGTCAGACCTCCGAGACGGTCGAGGGCGAGGCGACCTATGTCCACCAGCTTCGGGCCTTCGTCGCCGCGGTGCTCGACGGAGAGGTCCTGCCCACCGGCGGGGTCGACGCCGTCGCCACGATGAGGATCATCGAGGATTGCTACGCCCAGGCGGGGCTTCCCGTTCGGGGCCACTGA